The Nonlabens sp. Hel1_33_55 genome contains the following window.
GTAGTAGAAATATTGCCATTGAGAATTCTATCGGTAAAATTTTGTGGATCATGGATGATGACTGCCTAATTGCTGATGATGCGGTTAACAAAATTGTAGATGCACATTCCTCTTACAAACATGAGGTCATCGTATTCCAAACAACCACTTTTGACAATGAACTTATCAGGACTTATAGTCGCAGTGCACAGTCTCTCTCACATAGTGAAATAAAAAAAATTCTTTCTCCAGAGATTACGCTCAAGAAAGCGTCTATTATAGCCTCTGGGCTATCGTTTGATGTGAAGTTTGGTTTGGGTGCTCAATTTCAGGATAGTGAAAATTATGTTTTCTTTCTAGATTTAATACGAAAGGGAATACCAATGTTTTTTGTGCCAGAAATTATAGTTTCTCACACTGCATTGACTAGTAGTAATGAAGTTGAAAGCAATAGATTGATATATGCTCGAGGAGCTCTAGCGGCAAAAATACATCCATCTACAGCCCGATTTTATCAATGGAAGTATGTGTTCTTTTTATGGCGCAAGGGTTACGTGACCAGCTTTACCAAGTTGGTCGATAAATTCAGAATCTTCGGTCAAGGAATTGAAGATTACAATTCGGGTCGATAATCACATCGTGATGGCCATCTAGATCTATAGTATATTTGAAATTATGGAATATCAAATTATAGACATCCCTAAAATCACAGATCCACGAGGTAACCTTGCTGTAGTGGAAGGTGACACTATTCCGTTTGAAATTAAACGTATCTATTATCTCTTTGATGTGCCGAGTGATAGTCATCGTGGTGGTCACGCGCACAAATCATGTCGATCCTTACTGATTCCCTTAAGCGGTAGTTTTACAGTGAAGCTTTATGACGGTAAAGAATGGAAAAGTATTTTATTAAATAAGCCAGATAAAGGTTTACTGATCCCAACCATGTTATGGAGAGAGCTGGAAGATTTTTCTAGTGGTGCCGTTTGCTTATCTGTGGCATCCCACGATTTTGATGAATCTGACTATATCAGAGAAATAGAAGCCTTTGAACTAGCGTCCCGATCGTAATCTAAACCCAAGATTTCCTAATATCTTTTGAGTTCTTTTAAGAGCCTTAAGCTGTCGCCTACTCATATCTAGTAGGTTTTTTTGCTTTTTAGTCAAATTGTTGGTGTCAATTTTATGTTGATACATCGCCGCATTCTTAATGTCATTTTCAAGACGATAACCTATGGCAATGGAATAGCGATTGATATCCAGGAATTTTTTCAGGCCCTTATGTTGCTCGATCTTTTCTTCGTATTTATCAAAGTCCATAACAACACGATTGTTGAGGTCAATTCTAGCAGATCGATTGGCAGCTGTCTGATCAATAACAACAGTAACGTTGGAATTGAATACCACCTTTTTAGATAGGCCTGCGCGAATCAAAAAATCGGTGTCCTCTGTGTGAGTTAAGCTCTCATCATAAAATACGGGCTCGCTTCCTTTTGTTTTCATGCAGAAGCTTGAAGAAGTCAGGATAGAATTGAGGAAGTTCTTTTTAAAGAATGGCTTTACCATCTCTGGTTGATCGTGTTTCCAGTTTGAGAATTTCGTTTTGGAATATTTCTTTTCGCTAAATTTCTGACGGTAATTGTTAGCAAAAATATCTGCCTTTGGAAATAACTCTATCGATTTCTGGAATTCGCTCAAATGATCCGGCATCCAATAATCGTCTGCGTCTAGAAAGGCAACATAATCATATTCATTCTCAACTGCATGATGAATACCTACATTGCGTGTATACCCAACTCCATGATTGGATTGGCTTAGGACCTCAACTCTTTTATCCTTGATGCTCGACAATTTAGAATGGCTGGAATCTGTAGACCCATCGTCTATGATTAAAATATTACAGTCAACCGTTTGGCCTAAGGCAGATTCAACAGCTCTTGTTATTGTTTCTTCTTTATTGAATAAAGGAATTACCGTAAGTATTTTTTTCAAATCGATTTTTTGAGTGAAGTATAAAAATACAATTTATTGAGGTCTAATAATATCATGTTTGGTCTGGAAGAAAGAAGGTTATTTTCAATAGGCTTTTTAAATAATCTCATTACCGAAAGGAAAATAGTCTTTAAATAAAACTTTTCTAAAATTAGTACCGCTCGCTGCACTGGTCTAAAATCTTCTGGGATCAATTTCTTGCTTTCCAATAACCATGTGAATTTCAAGCTTTCATAAATTTTATTCAAATATTTGCAATTGTCTTCCAGCCCCAAATGAATCACAGGATTATCTATGTGTGTAATTCGATAATTACCTTTTTGAATTAGATAGGAGATGTAAATATCCTGACCATAATAATTGAAATTATTATCAATTCTGAGGTTGATAAAAACTTCTTTTTTCACCATAAATCCCATGGATATCAAGCTCTGGTAAAAATCTTTCCTTCTGTTTGCTACACTTCTTGATTCATGCTGGCGACCATATTTCCAGCGGAGTATTTTATTATCCTCAGGTGGGTTTTTCTGGTAGAGCACTCCGCCGTAGATAAAATCATAGTTGCTAGCACAATGATTTAAGTATGTTTTAATGAAGCTTCCCGAAGCAGGAAAAACATCGGCATCCAGAAAAAGTATGTTTTCAAAAGCAGCTTTTGATGCAAGAATTATTCTGGACTTGTGCCTACCTTGATTTTGTTCGTTTTTCAGCAACCTCAATTCTGGAAAAGATTCTAATTTAACGGTAATCGTTGAGGCATCATCCAGAATCAATATTTCAAAAACCGCAAATGAAGCCGATAGTTGTTTTTTTAATTCAACGACTAGATTGGTGATATCTGTATTATAAACGGGAATGCAAATACTAATCAATGCAGAATCTTTTACTGAATATAGTCAACATATTTTTTATGTGGACGCGTTAACTGCTGGAAGCGGTTTAATTGCTTGGATAAAAATATCTTCATGCATGCCGTTTTCAAGTTTTGGCTCAAGTTGTTGAATTTCAATCTTGGCATCTTGATTAACCTGTCTAAATCTCTTTACTAGACCTTCCAGACTATAAATTCTCACATGATCTTTTTGGCCAAATTCCCTTTCACGTTCTTCTTCTGTTCTTATGTTTTTGTTTTCATAAATGTCACCATCCTTGAATGGTGTTTGAATAAGAATCGTTCCATTGGGTTTCAGCGCACGATAAACCTCTGACATGGCCTCTTTGTCTTCTACGATATGTTCCAAAATATGAAAACAAATGATCAGATCAAATCGATCATTTTCTACCGGCAAATTGGTTATGTCATAGTTTTCGGAAGCCTGAAACTCATTTTCAAAATCGGTTGAGGTGTAGTTTACAGATTCAAGCGATGCAATGGCTTTATTCAAACTGCTCGAAGGAGAAAAGTGTAGAATAGATCCCTGTAATAGATTATTTGAGTTCAGATAATCCCACAATTGTCTTGTGCGACTGCGGCTCCCGCAGGCTGGACATAACAGGTCATTATTTAAAGTTATGAATCTGTTGAGTTTGACCCGGCAAATATTGCATTCGTATTTATTTCCCAAATAAGGTAACGCAGCAACTTTGCGGAAAAAGAATTCATTTCGTGATAAAAACTCTTTTGGAAATACCTTCTTTACAAGTTTTTTAATCGCGGTGTACATTTGGTCACACTGTTTTTTGCACCACTTCAAACACCTCACCATCGTCACATTTCAGTGTTTTGGATGGGTATTTCAATATCAATGCATAGTCGTGTGTTGCCATAAGAATGGTATTTCCGTTCTTGTTGATGGTTTGCAAAACCTCCATGATTTCTACACTTGTTTGTGGATCAAGATTACCTGTGGGTTCATCTGCAATAATCAGTTCAGGATCGTTGAGCAGTGCTCTAGCAATCGCAACGCGTTGTTGCTCACCACCTGAAAGTTCATGAGGGTATTTGAAACCTTTAGTTTTCATTCCTACCTTATCCAGTACTTCATCAATCTTATCCTGCATTTCGGTTTTGTTCTTCCAGCCGGTGGCCTTGAGAACAAATTTTAGATTTTCTTGAATCGTTCTATCAGTAAGCAATTTGAAATCCTGAAAGACGACTCCTAGTTTGCGACGCAGGAAGGGAATTTCGCTTTCGCGTAAGCGAGATAAATCAAAATCTACAATACTTCCTTTACCTTTTTTGAGTGGAATATCACCGTACAAGGTTTTCATCAAAGAACTTTTTCCACTACCCGTTTTACCGATGAGGTACACAAAT
Protein-coding sequences here:
- a CDS encoding glycosyltransferase family 2 protein codes for the protein MARYTTDDLEILIATIAREDLSFLEAIFSQPLESIVHNILIVNQSKTSQLKSDFHNIRVINDVNPGLSRSRNIAIENSIGKILWIMDDDCLIADDAVNKIVDAHSSYKHEVIVFQTTTFDNELIRTYSRSAQSLSHSEIKKILSPEITLKKASIIASGLSFDVKFGLGAQFQDSENYVFFLDLIRKGIPMFFVPEIIVSHTALTSSNEVESNRLIYARGALAAKIHPSTARFYQWKYVFFLWRKGYVTSFTKLVDKFRIFGQGIEDYNSGR
- a CDS encoding sugar 3,4-ketoisomerase, giving the protein MEYQIIDIPKITDPRGNLAVVEGDTIPFEIKRIYYLFDVPSDSHRGGHAHKSCRSLLIPLSGSFTVKLYDGKEWKSILLNKPDKGLLIPTMLWRELEDFSSGAVCLSVASHDFDESDYIREIEAFELASRS
- a CDS encoding glycosyltransferase family 2 protein, whose translation is MKKILTVIPLFNKEETITRAVESALGQTVDCNILIIDDGSTDSSHSKLSSIKDKRVEVLSQSNHGVGYTRNVGIHHAVENEYDYVAFLDADDYWMPDHLSEFQKSIELFPKADIFANNYRQKFSEKKYSKTKFSNWKHDQPEMVKPFFKKNFLNSILTSSSFCMKTKGSEPVFYDESLTHTEDTDFLIRAGLSKKVVFNSNVTVVIDQTAANRSARIDLNNRVVMDFDKYEEKIEQHKGLKKFLDINRYSIAIGYRLENDIKNAAMYQHKIDTNNLTKKQKNLLDMSRRQLKALKRTQKILGNLGFRLRSGR
- a CDS encoding glycosyltransferase family 2 protein; translated protein: MISICIPVYNTDITNLVVELKKQLSASFAVFEILILDDASTITVKLESFPELRLLKNEQNQGRHKSRIILASKAAFENILFLDADVFPASGSFIKTYLNHCASNYDFIYGGVLYQKNPPEDNKILRWKYGRQHESRSVANRRKDFYQSLISMGFMVKKEVFINLRIDNNFNYYGQDIYISYLIQKGNYRITHIDNPVIHLGLEDNCKYLNKIYESLKFTWLLESKKLIPEDFRPVQRAVLILEKFYLKTIFLSVMRLFKKPIENNLLSSRPNMILLDLNKLYFYTSLKKSI
- a CDS encoding class I SAM-dependent methyltransferase, whose product is MKWCKKQCDQMYTAIKKLVKKVFPKEFLSRNEFFFRKVAALPYLGNKYECNICRVKLNRFITLNNDLLCPACGSRSRTRQLWDYLNSNNLLQGSILHFSPSSSLNKAIASLESVNYTSTDFENEFQASENYDITNLPVENDRFDLIICFHILEHIVEDKEAMSEVYRALKPNGTILIQTPFKDGDIYENKNIRTEEEREREFGQKDHVRIYSLEGLVKRFRQVNQDAKIEIQQLEPKLENGMHEDIFIQAIKPLPAVNAST
- a CDS encoding cell division ATP-binding protein FtsE; the protein is MSNHVLSLSEVDIFQRDNLILKDVNLNIDRGEFVYLIGKTGSGKSSLMKTLYGDIPLKKGKGSIVDFDLSRLRESEIPFLRRKLGVVFQDFKLLTDRTIQENLKFVLKATGWKNKTEMQDKIDEVLDKVGMKTKGFKYPHELSGGEQQRVAIARALLNDPELIIADEPTGNLDPQTSVEIMEVLQTINKNGNTILMATHDYALILKYPSKTLKCDDGEVFEVVQKTV